From the genome of Papaver somniferum cultivar HN1 chromosome 2, ASM357369v1, whole genome shotgun sequence, one region includes:
- the LOC113350131 gene encoding basic 7S globulin-like, translated as MKRLPKAQQLSLLHLLMAPPSSHHYFLLFIIFVSVISHLPCEAQQRPSDFKANALVLPIHRDNATNLYVAKIYKRTPLTPLPFVIDLNGRFLWVTCDHEYLSSTYHAPPCHSSRCSIANIHWCRTCSGSPSRPGCHNNTCGLVSFNPVTHRSGPGELGEDVLSIQSTDGSKPGPVLTIPRFLFACAPSFLVQGGALPTGVQGIAGLGQTQIALPTQLTSHFGFQHKFAMCLGESGVLFFGGGPYMMRPGIDISQSLSYTPLIISRQGEYYIGVRSIKINNKLVPVNTSLLSMDSHGFGGTKISTVVQYTILETSIYKAVAQFFANETSTIPRVDPVAPFGLCFNSTSLGSTRVGPGVPNIDLVLHMDRVIWRIVGSNSMVQVKENVSCLAFVDGGHAGVRTTTRSSIVIGAHQLEDNLLQFDLTTSRLGFSSSLLYRRTTCSNFNFGSSP; from the coding sequence ATGAAAAGACTACCTAAAGCTCAACAACTATCACTTCTACACCTACTAATGGCTCCTCCATCATCACATCATTACTTTCTTCTGTTCATCATCTTTGTATCTGTGATCTCTCACTTACCATGCGAAGCCCAACAAAGACCAAGTGACTTCAAAGCTAACGCACTCGTCTTACCAATCCATAGAGATAATGCTACTAATCTCTATGTCGCAAAAATCTATAAGAGAACTCCGTTAACACCCCTGCCATTTGTTATCGATCTAAACGGACGTTTCTTGTGGGTTACTTGTGATCATGAGTATTTATCGTCGACATACCATGCTCCTCCTTGTCACTCATCTCGATGCTCCATCGCCAATATCCACTGGTGTCGCACGTGTAGCGGGTCTCCGTCAAGACCAGGATGTCATAACAACACATGCGGGCTAGTTTCATTTAATCCAGTCACTCATAGAAGTGGACCTGGAGAACTTGGAGAAGATGtactctcaattcaatctacagACGGTTCGAAACCAGGTCCAGTTCTCACCATTCCTCGTTTTCTCTTTGCTTGCGCACCATCCTTCTTGGTACAAGGGGGAGCACTGCCAACGGGTGTTCAAGGAATAGCTGGACTCGGGCAAACCCAGATTGCATTACCAACCCAACTAACTTCACACTTCGGGTTTCAACATAAGTTTGCTATGTGCCTTGGTGAATCAGGTGTTTTATTCTTTGGCGGCGGTCCATATATGATGCGGCCTGGAATCGATATCTCACAATCACTCAGTTATACCCCACTAATCATCAGTAGACAAGGAGAGTATTACATAGGAGTAAGATCCATTAAGATCAATAATAAGCTTGTTCCAGTGAATACTTCCCTGTTGTCTATGGATTCACATGGTTTTGGAGGGACCAAGATCAGTACAGTAGTACAATACACTATTTTAGAAACTTCAATATACAAAGCTGTTGCGCAGTTCTTTGCTAATGAAACTTCAACCATTCCGAGAGTGGATCCAGTTGCACCATTTGGATTATGTTTTAACTCGACAAGTCTGGGAAGTACTCGAGTTGGACCCGGTGTACCCAATATCGACTTAGTTTTGCATATGGATAGGGTCATTTGGAGGATAGTTGGATCAAACTCAATGGTACAGGTAAAAGAGAACGTGTCGTGTTTAGCTTTTGTGGATGGTGGCCATGCTGGAGTTCGAACTACTACTAGATCTTCAATCGTTATCGGAGCTCATCAACTTGAAGATAACTTACTTCAGTTTGATCTTACTACTTCTAGACTAGGGTTTAGTTCTTCCTTGCTCTATCGCCGTACTACCTGTAGTAATTTCAATTTTGGATCGAGTCCTTAA